In one Massilia endophytica genomic region, the following are encoded:
- a CDS encoding DUF427 domain-containing protein, whose product MPTAIWNGVVIAEAAPDEVEIVEHNVYFPRERVKQEYLKSSSHTTLCPWKGVASYYDVEVDGQLNRNAAWYYPTPSEAAKAIRNRIAFWHGVEVSH is encoded by the coding sequence ATGCCTACTGCAATCTGGAACGGCGTTGTGATCGCGGAAGCGGCGCCGGACGAAGTCGAGATCGTCGAGCACAATGTCTATTTCCCGCGCGAGCGGGTCAAGCAGGAATACCTGAAGAGCAGCAGCCACACCACCCTCTGCCCGTGGAAGGGCGTGGCCAGCTACTACGACGTGGAAGTGGACGGCCAGCTGAACAGGAACGCGGCCTGGTACTATCCCACGCCGAGCGAGGCCGCCAAGGCCATCCGCAACCGTATTGCCTTCTGGCACGGCGTCGAGGTGAGCCACTAA
- a CDS encoding ion transporter, whose product MNAPDSAPRAEGAPAPSSRSSDPHQRFGKPSGGWRAQLYAIIFESDTKKGRAFDLGLIVAILLSVTCVVLTSMAPVAKEYGEWLIGAEWFFTVLFTVEYVARCLCVQRPLRYATSFFGVIDLLSILPSYVSLFIPGAHVLLDVRILRLLRMFRILKLTLYIQEYSMLGHALMASRRKIMVFLSVVMLIVFLLGTVMYLVEGPAHGFTSIPTAVYWAISTMTTVGFGDLVPKTDIGRAIASIMMLLGWGILAVPTGIISSEITHQRGQHLRPRRTCTGCLAEDHEASARFCRSCGKELPALP is encoded by the coding sequence ATGAACGCCCCTGATTCCGCGCCGCGCGCCGAGGGCGCGCCTGCACCTTCCTCCAGATCCTCCGATCCGCACCAGCGCTTCGGCAAGCCCTCCGGCGGCTGGCGCGCGCAGCTCTACGCCATCATTTTTGAATCCGACACGAAGAAGGGCCGCGCTTTCGACCTGGGGCTGATCGTCGCCATCCTGCTGAGCGTGACCTGCGTGGTGCTGACCAGCATGGCGCCGGTGGCCAAGGAGTACGGCGAATGGCTGATCGGGGCGGAGTGGTTCTTCACCGTCCTGTTCACGGTGGAATACGTGGCGCGCTGCCTGTGCGTGCAAAGGCCGCTGCGCTATGCGACCAGCTTCTTCGGCGTGATCGACCTGCTGTCCATCCTGCCGAGCTATGTATCGCTCTTCATTCCCGGCGCCCACGTGCTGCTGGACGTGCGCATCCTGCGCCTGCTGCGCATGTTCCGCATCCTCAAGCTCACGCTCTATATCCAGGAATACAGCATGCTGGGGCACGCGCTCATGGCGAGCCGGCGCAAGATCATGGTCTTCCTCTCGGTGGTGATGCTGATCGTGTTCCTGCTGGGGACCGTGATGTATCTGGTGGAAGGCCCGGCCCACGGCTTCACCAGTATTCCGACGGCGGTGTACTGGGCCATCAGCACCATGACGACGGTGGGCTTCGGCGACCTGGTGCCGAAGACGGATATCGGCCGCGCCATCGCCTCCATCATGATGCTGCTTGGCTGGGGCATTCTCGCGGTGCCGACCGGTATCATCAGCTCGGAGATCACGCATCAGCGCGGCCAGCACCTGCGGCCGCGCCGAACGTGCACCGGCTGCCTGGCTGAAGACCATGAAGCCAGCGCACGCTTCTGCCGCAGCTGCGGCAAGGAGCTTCCCGCCCTGCCTTAG
- a CDS encoding 3-deoxy-7-phosphoheptulonate synthase has translation MIAQDLENINVTSFASMPTPEALHAKLPLTDKASDTVTKGREDLRAILDRKDKRLFVVVGPCSIHDPVAGLDYARRLKALQEEVKDTMLLVMRVYFEKPRTTTGWKGYINDPFMDDSFRVDVGMEKARQFLLDVCELGLPTATEALDPISPQYLGDLIAWTAIGARTTESQTHREMSSGLSTPVGFKNGTDGDIGIAINAILSAANPHAFLGINSQGNVSIVRTRGNAYGHVVLRGGDGRPNYDSVSVAIAEQSLAKAKLPANIVVDCSHANSYKKPELQPLVMTDVVNQIVHGNESLVGVMIESNIVGGNQKIPADLSELKYGCSVTDGCIDWDTTAQMLRQAHAELLDRP, from the coding sequence ATGATTGCCCAAGACCTCGAGAATATTAACGTCACCTCCTTCGCTTCGATGCCGACGCCCGAAGCGCTGCACGCGAAACTGCCGCTGACGGACAAGGCGTCCGATACCGTGACCAAGGGCCGCGAAGACCTGCGCGCCATCCTGGACCGCAAGGACAAGCGCCTCTTCGTCGTGGTCGGCCCCTGCTCCATCCACGATCCCGTCGCGGGCCTGGACTATGCACGCCGCCTGAAGGCGCTGCAGGAAGAGGTGAAGGACACCATGCTGCTGGTGATGCGCGTGTATTTCGAGAAGCCGCGCACGACCACCGGCTGGAAGGGCTATATCAACGATCCCTTCATGGACGATTCCTTCCGCGTGGACGTGGGCATGGAGAAGGCCCGCCAGTTCCTGCTGGACGTGTGCGAACTGGGCCTGCCCACCGCCACCGAGGCCCTGGACCCGATCTCGCCGCAATACCTGGGCGACCTGATCGCCTGGACCGCCATCGGCGCCCGCACCACGGAATCGCAGACGCACCGCGAAATGTCTTCCGGCCTTTCGACGCCCGTGGGCTTCAAGAACGGCACGGACGGCGATATCGGCATCGCCATCAACGCCATCCTGTCTGCGGCGAACCCGCACGCCTTCCTGGGCATTAACAGCCAGGGCAACGTGTCCATCGTACGCACGCGCGGCAATGCCTACGGCCACGTGGTGCTGCGCGGCGGCGACGGCCGCCCGAACTACGATTCCGTGTCGGTAGCGATTGCCGAACAGTCGCTGGCCAAGGCCAAGCTGCCCGCCAATATCGTGGTGGACTGCTCGCACGCCAACAGCTACAAGAAGCCCGAGCTGCAGCCCCTCGTGATGACGGACGTGGTGAACCAGATCGTGCACGGCAACGAGTCGCTGGTGGGCGTGATGATCGAGTCGAACATCGTGGGCGGCAACCAGAAGATCCCGGCCGACCTCTCCGAGCTGAAATACGGTTGCTCCGTGACCGACGGCTGCATCGACTGGGACACCACGGCGCAGATGCTGCGCCAGGCCCACGCCGAGCTGCTGGACCGTCCCTAA
- a CDS encoding oxidoreductase: MSKVWMITGASRGFGQLIAREALARGDKVVATARNPQAVIDALGEHQNLLALALDVAKEAASIVAASKAVERFGRIDILVNNAGFGLLGAVEESSAEEVRRVFETNVFGVLNVSRAVLPQMRSQRSGHIINISSVGGYSSYHGWGVYCSTKFAVEGLSEAMSQELASLGVHVTVVEPGFFRTDFLDASSLVETAARIGDYAETVGAMREFASGVSHKQPGDPAKLAKAMLVLADAPRPPVRLQLGSDTVARVREKNAFVEKELGEWLETALSTDFAADKLAA, from the coding sequence ATGAGCAAAGTCTGGATGATCACTGGCGCCTCCCGCGGCTTCGGCCAACTCATCGCCCGCGAGGCCCTGGCCCGTGGCGACAAGGTGGTGGCCACCGCGCGCAACCCGCAAGCCGTCATCGACGCGCTGGGCGAGCACCAAAACCTGCTGGCCCTTGCGCTGGACGTGGCGAAGGAAGCCGCATCCATCGTCGCGGCAAGCAAGGCGGTGGAACGCTTCGGCCGCATCGATATCCTGGTCAACAACGCGGGCTTCGGCCTCCTTGGCGCAGTGGAGGAATCCTCGGCCGAGGAAGTGCGGCGCGTGTTCGAGACCAATGTCTTCGGTGTCCTGAACGTGAGCCGCGCCGTGCTGCCGCAGATGCGCAGCCAGCGCAGCGGCCATATCATCAACATCTCCTCGGTGGGCGGCTATTCGAGCTATCACGGCTGGGGCGTCTACTGCTCCACCAAGTTCGCCGTGGAGGGCCTGAGCGAGGCCATGTCGCAGGAACTGGCCTCGCTGGGCGTGCATGTCACGGTGGTGGAGCCGGGCTTCTTCCGCACGGACTTCCTGGATGCGAGCTCGCTGGTCGAAACGGCCGCCCGCATCGGCGACTATGCGGAGACCGTGGGCGCAATGCGCGAATTCGCCTCGGGCGTCAGCCACAAGCAGCCCGGCGACCCGGCCAAGCTCGCGAAAGCCATGCTGGTGCTGGCCGACGCGCCCAGGCCGCCGGTGCGCCTGCAGCTGGGCAGCGACACGGTGGCGCGGGTGCGCGAGAAGAACGCCTTTGTGGAGAAGGAGCTGGGCGAATGGCTGGAGACCGCCCTTTCGACCGACTTCGCTGCGGACAAACTGGCCGCCTAA
- a CDS encoding LysR family transcriptional regulator, whose protein sequence is MDKARVMTLFIGVVRARSFSQAAVEAGLTPQAVSKAVRQLEDHLGVRLFHRTTRSLSLTDEGQRLFELANPGLRLLDEAFDQVQNSRREVDGLIRIAAPTSFGTHFLAPLLCSFQQQYPGASFDLQLSDQFQDLIEGRIDVGFRAGHPPERNLVSRHIGDITLQICAAPSYIERHGAPRTAQELLQHRCTGFRQPNTGRLVPWELRGEGGTVYMDVPCVATFSTAEAEVEAVRAGMGIGQLATYMLGGDVAQGRLVHLLPELDTSNAGVYMYYQQRNRMPLRVRHFIDHVIAASQGAFTAARRRN, encoded by the coding sequence ATGGACAAGGCCAGGGTCATGACCCTCTTCATCGGCGTGGTGCGCGCCCGCAGCTTCAGCCAGGCGGCTGTGGAGGCGGGGCTCACGCCGCAGGCGGTGAGCAAGGCCGTGCGCCAGCTGGAGGACCATCTCGGTGTGCGCCTTTTCCACCGCACCACGCGCAGCCTGAGCCTCACCGACGAGGGCCAGCGCCTGTTCGAACTGGCCAACCCCGGCCTGCGGCTGCTGGATGAAGCATTCGACCAGGTGCAGAACAGCCGCCGCGAAGTCGATGGCCTGATCCGCATCGCTGCGCCCACCAGCTTCGGCACCCACTTCCTCGCGCCGCTGCTGTGCAGCTTCCAGCAGCAGTATCCCGGCGCCAGCTTCGACCTTCAGCTGAGCGACCAGTTCCAGGACCTGATCGAGGGCAGGATAGACGTCGGCTTCCGCGCCGGACATCCGCCGGAGCGCAACCTGGTATCGCGCCACATCGGCGACATCACCCTGCAGATCTGCGCCGCGCCGTCCTACATCGAACGGCACGGAGCGCCCCGCACGGCGCAGGAACTGCTGCAGCACCGCTGCACCGGCTTCCGCCAGCCGAATACGGGACGCCTTGTACCCTGGGAGCTGCGCGGAGAGGGCGGCACCGTCTACATGGACGTGCCCTGCGTGGCCACCTTCAGCACCGCCGAAGCGGAGGTGGAGGCCGTGCGCGCGGGCATGGGAATCGGCCAGCTGGCCACCTACATGCTGGGCGGCGACGTGGCGCAGGGCAGGCTTGTGCACCTGCTGCCGGAGCTCGACACCAGCAACGCGGGCGTGTACATGTACTACCAGCAGCGCAACCGCATGCCGCTGCGCGTGCGCCACTTCATCGACCACGTGATCGCGGCCTCGCAAGGCGCCTTCACCGCAGCGCGCAGGAGGAACTAG
- a CDS encoding sensor domain-containing diguanylate cyclase produces MAAAEQLYPSFPQPADEVHRLAALHRYEALDEACGPDFDFLAELASRLCGTPYAFLTLVDGDRTWFNASHGQSHDSLPRGQSYCSLAVLDGEPTEIPDLQRDARTMHMPMTVEEPGMRMYSAMPLMSADGHAIGTLCVMDTAPGRLGAEQRNLLAGLARQAMRLIEARAHQKALRLAQKELELLATTDELTGMHKRRSLLHRLQFEIARARRFRTPLTALMIDLDHFSQLNEEHGHSLGDKVLGEVGRLIRENVRVIDIPGRLGGAELCVLLPNTPREGAHKLAENLRAKIEAQVHYEGARRITVTASLGVGLFDDMQVKDADSLLRAAGEALDRAKAQGRNGVAS; encoded by the coding sequence ATGGCAGCGGCAGAACAGTTATATCCCAGCTTTCCGCAGCCCGCGGACGAAGTGCACCGCCTGGCGGCCCTGCACCGCTACGAGGCGCTGGACGAAGCCTGCGGGCCCGACTTCGACTTCCTGGCCGAACTGGCTTCCCGGCTGTGCGGCACGCCCTATGCCTTCCTGACCCTGGTGGACGGCGACCGCACCTGGTTCAACGCCAGCCACGGCCAGTCCCACGATTCCCTGCCGCGCGGCCAGAGCTACTGCTCCCTGGCCGTGCTGGATGGCGAGCCCACCGAAATCCCCGACCTGCAGCGCGACGCCCGCACCATGCACATGCCGATGACGGTGGAGGAGCCGGGCATGCGCATGTACAGCGCCATGCCGCTGATGAGCGCGGACGGCCATGCCATCGGCACCCTGTGCGTGATGGATACGGCGCCGGGCCGCCTGGGCGCGGAGCAGCGCAACCTGCTGGCAGGCCTGGCGCGCCAGGCCATGCGCCTGATCGAGGCGCGCGCCCACCAGAAAGCCCTGCGCCTGGCGCAGAAGGAGCTGGAGCTGCTGGCCACCACGGACGAACTGACCGGCATGCACAAGCGCCGTTCGCTGCTGCACCGCCTGCAGTTCGAGATCGCCCGCGCGCGCCGCTTCCGCACGCCGCTTACGGCCCTGATGATCGACCTCGATCATTTCAGCCAGCTCAACGAGGAGCACGGCCACAGCCTGGGCGACAAGGTGCTGGGCGAAGTGGGGCGCCTGATCCGCGAGAACGTGCGCGTGATCGACATTCCCGGCCGCCTGGGCGGCGCGGAACTGTGCGTGCTGCTGCCGAATACCCCGCGCGAAGGCGCGCACAAACTGGCCGAGAACCTGCGCGCGAAGATCGAAGCCCAAGTACACTACGAGGGCGCGCGCCGCATCACGGTGACGGCCAGCCTGGGTGTCGGCCTGTTCGACGACATGCAGGTGAAGGATGCCGACAGCCTGCTGCGCGCCGCCGGAGAGGCGCTGGACCGCGCCAAGGCCCAGGGACGCAACGGCGTCGCCAGCTGA
- the tsaD gene encoding tRNA (adenosine(37)-N6)-threonylcarbamoyltransferase complex transferase subunit TsaD, whose product MIVLGVESSCDETGLALYDTERGLLSHALHSQVAMHEEYGGVVPELASRDHIRRAIPLLEQVLDKAQTRAADIDAIAYTQGPGLAGALLVGSSIACSLGLALEKPVLGVHHLEGHLLSPLLASDPPEFPFVALLVSGGHTQLMRVDGVGQYELLGETLDDAAGEAFDKSAKLLGLGYPGGPAISRMAEFGDPEAYKLPRPMLHSKDLNFSFSGLKTAVLTVVKNQSNVCDQDKANIARGFVDAIVDVLTAKCLAALKQTGLKRLVIAGGVGANSQLRAALNAAAAKKRFRVYYPELEFCTDNGAMIAFAGAMRLRINPQAAQRDYSFNVRPRWPLDELRTV is encoded by the coding sequence ATGATCGTTCTCGGCGTCGAATCCTCCTGTGACGAAACCGGCCTGGCTCTGTACGACACGGAGCGCGGCCTGCTCTCGCACGCCCTGCATTCGCAGGTGGCCATGCATGAGGAATACGGCGGTGTGGTGCCAGAGCTGGCGTCGCGCGACCATATCCGCCGTGCGATCCCGCTGCTCGAACAGGTGCTGGATAAGGCGCAGACGCGCGCCGCCGATATCGACGCCATCGCCTACACGCAAGGCCCGGGCCTCGCAGGCGCGCTGCTGGTGGGTTCCTCCATTGCCTGCAGCCTTGGCCTCGCGCTGGAGAAGCCGGTGCTGGGCGTGCACCACCTGGAAGGCCACCTGCTCTCTCCCCTGCTCGCGAGCGATCCGCCCGAATTCCCCTTCGTGGCGCTGCTGGTCTCGGGCGGCCACACGCAGCTGATGCGCGTGGACGGTGTGGGCCAGTACGAGCTGCTGGGCGAAACCCTCGACGATGCGGCGGGCGAGGCCTTCGACAAGTCGGCCAAGCTGCTGGGCCTTGGCTATCCGGGCGGCCCGGCCATTTCACGCATGGCGGAATTCGGCGATCCGGAAGCGTACAAGCTGCCGCGCCCCATGCTGCATTCGAAGGACCTGAACTTCAGCTTCTCCGGCCTGAAGACGGCCGTGCTGACGGTGGTGAAAAACCAGAGCAATGTCTGCGACCAGGACAAGGCCAACATCGCGCGCGGCTTCGTGGATGCCATCGTGGATGTGCTGACGGCCAAATGCCTGGCCGCGCTGAAGCAGACCGGCCTGAAACGGCTGGTGATTGCGGGCGGCGTAGGCGCGAACAGCCAGCTGCGCGCTGCGCTGAATGCGGCGGCCGCGAAGAAGCGCTTCAGGGTCTACTACCCGGAACTGGAGTTTTGTACCGACAACGGCGCGATGATCGCCTTTGCGGGCGCGATGCGGCTGCGGATCAATCCGCAGGCGGCGCAGCGCGACTATTCCTTCAATGTCCGCCCGCGCTGGCCGCTGGACGAATTGCGCACCGTCTGA
- the plsY gene encoding glycerol-3-phosphate 1-O-acyltransferase PlsY → MNTVLLVIAAYLIGSISFAVVVSKVYGLADPRTYGSGNPGATNVLRSGNKGAAIWTLVGDAFKGWLAVWLTTYFQERLGVDDTAIALVALAVFVGHLWPVFFRFVGGKGVATALGVLLALNVWLGVATLVTWLVVAYAFRYSSLAALIASVFAPFYYGLLFGVEPQLFAVLVMSGLLIWRHGKNIANLMAGKESRIGSKSAAARKK, encoded by the coding sequence ATGAATACTGTACTGCTCGTCATTGCCGCCTATCTGATCGGCTCCATTTCCTTCGCCGTCGTGGTGAGCAAGGTCTACGGCCTGGCCGATCCGCGCACCTACGGCTCGGGGAACCCCGGCGCCACCAACGTGCTGCGCAGCGGCAACAAGGGCGCCGCCATCTGGACCCTGGTGGGCGACGCCTTCAAGGGCTGGCTGGCGGTGTGGCTGACCACCTACTTCCAGGAACGCCTGGGCGTGGACGACACCGCCATTGCCCTGGTGGCGCTGGCCGTGTTCGTCGGCCACCTCTGGCCCGTATTCTTCCGCTTCGTGGGCGGCAAGGGCGTGGCCACCGCGTTGGGCGTGCTGCTGGCGCTGAACGTCTGGCTTGGCGTGGCGACACTGGTGACCTGGCTGGTGGTAGCCTATGCCTTCCGCTATTCCTCGCTGGCGGCACTGATCGCGTCGGTGTTCGCGCCCTTCTACTACGGCCTGCTGTTCGGCGTGGAGCCCCAGCTGTTCGCCGTGCTCGTGATGAGCGGCCTGCTGATCTGGCGCCATGGCAAGAACATCGCCAACCTCATGGCCGGCAAGGAAAGCCGCATCGGCAGCAAGAGCGCCGCCGCCCGCAAAAAGTAA
- a CDS encoding metal-dependent hydrolase has protein sequence MDNLTHSFAGLGVGELVQRSLPPEAEPARQRTRHRLLLTACAAASNFPDLDLFLTRLLPAPLGYLLHHRGHTHTILFALPQALLLFALLWLLWPNARALLRESRHARLGLAVAIAAGFALHLTMDFLNSYGVHPFYPLNNGWFYGDMVFIVEPVFWVAFGVPLALTIGWSAVRWLALAVLAGTLVYFSGKGYLGPGSLAGLLVLGAALAALRLLHMESRRALALALLVCVGFVAVQGAASRLGRQRIEQALQAMDPQSRVLDVAMTAFPAQPLCWSFVSVESDEAAGSYRLRRGLLSLAPSWMHARECPQAFRDPARFADAEGRLQLYSEWQGSLPMLRELAARDCHVNAWLRFARAPALDGDRGSDMRFAATPRGNFTTLEVAGGEHESCPGHVPPWGYPRADLLAPAL, from the coding sequence GTGGACAACCTCACCCATTCCTTCGCCGGCCTCGGCGTTGGGGAGCTGGTGCAGCGCTCGCTGCCGCCGGAGGCCGAACCGGCGCGGCAGCGCACCCGGCACCGGCTGCTGCTCACGGCCTGCGCCGCCGCCAGCAATTTCCCCGACCTCGACCTTTTCCTGACCCGGCTGCTGCCCGCGCCCCTGGGCTATCTGCTGCACCACCGGGGCCATACCCATACCATCCTTTTCGCGCTGCCCCAGGCCCTGCTGCTGTTCGCGCTGCTGTGGCTGCTGTGGCCGAATGCGCGGGCCCTGCTGCGCGAGAGCCGCCACGCCCGGCTGGGGCTGGCGGTCGCCATCGCCGCAGGCTTCGCCCTGCACCTGACGATGGACTTCCTGAATTCCTACGGCGTGCATCCCTTCTATCCACTGAACAATGGCTGGTTCTACGGAGACATGGTCTTCATCGTCGAGCCCGTATTCTGGGTGGCCTTCGGCGTGCCCCTGGCGCTGACGATCGGCTGGTCCGCCGTGCGCTGGCTGGCGCTGGCGGTGCTGGCGGGAACGCTCGTCTACTTCAGCGGCAAGGGCTATCTCGGTCCCGGCTCGCTGGCCGGCCTGCTCGTTCTGGGCGCGGCCCTCGCTGCATTGCGCCTGCTGCACATGGAAAGCAGGCGCGCCCTGGCGCTGGCACTGCTGGTGTGCGTGGGCTTCGTGGCGGTGCAGGGCGCGGCATCCCGCCTGGGACGCCAGCGCATCGAACAGGCTTTGCAGGCCATGGATCCGCAGTCGCGCGTGCTGGATGTGGCCATGACGGCCTTCCCGGCCCAGCCCCTGTGCTGGTCCTTCGTGTCGGTGGAGAGCGATGAAGCGGCGGGCAGCTACCGCCTGCGGCGCGGCCTGCTGAGCCTTGCCCCGTCCTGGATGCATGCACGCGAATGCCCGCAGGCTTTCCGCGATCCGGCCCGGTTTGCCGATGCAGAAGGCCGCCTCCAGCTGTATTCCGAATGGCAGGGCAGCCTGCCCATGCTGCGCGAACTGGCCGCGCGCGACTGCCACGTCAACGCGTGGCTGCGCTTTGCACGAGCGCCCGCGCTGGACGGCGACAGGGGCAGCGATATGCGCTTTGCCGCCACGCCGCGCGGCAACTTCACGACGCTGGAAGTGGCGGGCGGGGAGCATGAGAGCTGTCCCGGCCATGTGCCCCCATGGGGCTATCCGCGCGCCGACCTGCTCGCCCCGGCGCTATGA
- a CDS encoding DsbA family oxidoreductase: protein MAAPVRIDFVSDVVCPWCAIGLKSLETALKRLEGEVEAELHIQPFELNPDMGPEGEDIAEHLGRKYGAAPAQLAQSQEMIRQRGAALGFEFAMDKRSRIYNTFDAHRLLHWAEQQGRQRELKHALLAAYFTRGENPGSHEVLLAAAESAGLDREAAADILSSGRFAQEVRDVEQFYQRNGIHSVPAIIINERHLISGGQPPEVFEQALRQIVSEK, encoded by the coding sequence ATGGCCGCCCCTGTGCGTATCGACTTTGTTTCGGATGTAGTCTGCCCCTGGTGCGCCATCGGCCTGAAATCGCTGGAAACCGCGCTCAAGCGGCTGGAAGGGGAGGTGGAGGCCGAGCTCCACATCCAGCCTTTCGAACTCAATCCCGACATGGGGCCGGAGGGCGAGGACATCGCCGAGCACCTGGGCCGCAAATACGGCGCCGCGCCCGCCCAGCTGGCGCAGTCGCAGGAAATGATCCGGCAGCGCGGCGCCGCCCTCGGCTTCGAGTTCGCCATGGACAAGCGCAGCCGCATCTACAACACCTTCGACGCCCACCGGCTGCTGCACTGGGCCGAGCAGCAGGGCAGGCAGCGCGAGCTCAAGCACGCCCTGCTGGCCGCCTACTTCACCCGCGGCGAAAATCCCGGCTCCCACGAGGTGCTGCTGGCTGCCGCCGAATCCGCGGGGCTGGACCGGGAGGCGGCCGCCGATATCCTCAGCTCCGGCCGCTTCGCCCAGGAGGTCAGGGATGTGGAGCAGTTCTACCAGCGCAACGGCATTCATTCCGTGCCCGCCATCATCATCAACGAACGCCACCTGATCTCCGGCGGCCAGCCGCCGGAAGTGTTTGAGCAGGCCCTGCGGCAAATAGTGTCGGAAAAGTAA
- a CDS encoding LysR family transcriptional regulator, with product MDRFYLMSVFVAVAEEGGFAAGARRLGMSPPAVTRAIAALEEKLGVRLLERTTRHVRLTEAGQRYLEDTRRIIAAADEADEAAAGINAAPRGLLAVTAPVLFGRMYVMPGIVDYLQRYPGTEVSAVFVDRVTNLIEEGLDVGVRIGELPDSSLRALRVGQVRRMICAAPAYIAANGQPASPSELERHTLIVNTGASVQPEWRFIEKNGVNAYRVHPRLTVSSIDAAIEATRRGLGLTRLLSYQAAPWLASGDLVPVLTEFELPAVPVNIVHRDGRRGSARVRAFIDLLAERLRGDPALA from the coding sequence ATGGACCGCTTTTACCTGATGAGCGTTTTCGTGGCCGTGGCCGAGGAAGGCGGCTTTGCGGCGGGAGCGCGCCGCCTCGGCATGTCGCCGCCCGCCGTGACGCGCGCCATTGCGGCGCTGGAGGAGAAGCTGGGCGTGCGCCTGCTGGAGCGCACCACGCGGCATGTGCGCCTTACCGAAGCGGGCCAGCGCTATCTGGAGGACACGCGGCGCATCATCGCCGCCGCCGACGAGGCGGACGAAGCGGCGGCAGGCATCAACGCCGCGCCGCGCGGCCTGCTGGCCGTGACGGCGCCTGTGCTGTTCGGCCGCATGTACGTGATGCCGGGGATTGTGGACTATTTACAACGCTACCCTGGCACCGAAGTGTCTGCCGTTTTTGTTGACAGGGTGACCAATTTGATTGAGGAAGGGCTGGACGTGGGAGTGCGCATCGGCGAACTCCCGGACTCCAGCCTGCGTGCCCTGCGCGTGGGCCAGGTGCGGCGCATGATCTGCGCGGCGCCGGCTTACATCGCTGCCAACGGCCAGCCCGCCAGCCCGTCCGAACTGGAGCGCCACACGCTGATCGTGAACACCGGCGCCAGCGTGCAGCCGGAGTGGCGTTTCATAGAGAAAAACGGGGTAAACGCCTACCGCGTCCACCCCCGCCTGACGGTCAGCAGCATCGACGCGGCCATCGAAGCGACGCGGCGCGGACTGGGTCTCACGCGCTTGCTGTCCTATCAGGCCGCGCCCTGGCTGGCGAGCGGAGATCTTGTGCCGGTGCTAACGGAATTCGAGCTGCCAGCGGTCCCCGTGAACATCGTTCACCGCGATGGGCGGCGGGGTTCGGCGCGCGTGCGGGCCTTCATCGACCTGCTCGCGGAACGCCTGCGCGGCGATCCCGCTCTTGCCTAG
- the ybiB gene encoding DNA-binding protein YbiB → MTTKEPFKAAPFIKEIGRGAHGARAMNRDDARALYEAMLDGRVSDLELGAILLSMRIKGESVEELAGFLDAAEASFAPLRAPDGEYAPVLIPSYNGARKMANLTALLALLLAREGVPVLVHGVAHDPGRVATAEVFAELGVKAAANHAEAEAALSAGKASFITIGALAPKLAYMLALRQVLGVRNSTHTLVKIMQPFAGAALRLVSYTHPEYLETLGEYFTAAAPHERGDAFLMRGTEGETVANANKAQKIDWFHEGQRTVLVEKQTLVETLPALPEDKSAAATAAWISAVLRGDVPVPDSIAQQVSHCLAISRTLRQRHS, encoded by the coding sequence ATGACGACCAAGGAACCCTTCAAGGCCGCGCCCTTCATCAAGGAGATCGGCCGCGGCGCGCACGGCGCCCGCGCCATGAACCGCGACGATGCACGGGCATTGTACGAAGCCATGCTGGACGGGCGGGTGAGCGACCTGGAGCTGGGCGCCATCCTGCTGTCGATGCGCATCAAGGGCGAATCGGTGGAGGAGCTCGCCGGTTTCCTCGACGCCGCCGAAGCCTCTTTCGCCCCGCTGCGCGCGCCGGATGGCGAGTATGCGCCGGTGCTCATCCCCAGCTACAACGGCGCCCGCAAGATGGCCAACCTGACTGCGCTGCTGGCGCTGCTGCTCGCGCGCGAAGGCGTGCCTGTGCTGGTGCACGGCGTGGCGCACGACCCCGGCCGGGTGGCGACGGCCGAAGTGTTCGCCGAGCTGGGCGTGAAGGCCGCGGCGAATCATGCCGAAGCCGAAGCAGCGCTGAGTGCAGGCAAGGCCAGCTTCATCACCATCGGCGCGCTGGCGCCGAAGCTGGCCTACATGCTCGCGCTGAGGCAGGTGCTGGGCGTGCGCAACTCCACGCATACGCTGGTCAAGATCATGCAGCCGTTTGCAGGCGCTGCGCTGCGGCTCGTGTCCTACACCCATCCCGAATATCTCGAAACGCTGGGCGAGTATTTCACGGCGGCGGCGCCGCACGAGCGCGGCGACGCCTTCCTGATGCGCGGCACGGAAGGCGAGACGGTAGCGAACGCCAACAAGGCGCAGAAGATCGACTGGTTCCACGAAGGCCAGCGCACGGTGCTGGTCGAAAAGCAGACGCTGGTGGAAACGCTGCCCGCGCTCCCCGAAGACAAAAGCGCGGCGGCCACGGCCGCCTGGATCAGCGCGGTGCTGCGCGGCGACGTTCCGGTGCCCGACTCCATCGCCCAGCAAGTCTCCCACTGCCTCGCCATCTCCCGCACCCTCCGCCAGCGCCACAGCTGA